One Halocalculus aciditolerans DNA segment encodes these proteins:
- a CDS encoding MnhB domain-containing protein — protein MTTVILRTVTRTVVPLAVVVAVALFAQGHNLPGGGFIAGVLTTTAVALTYITYGLDAVEEEILNREPGTVFEHIEHGVIDEYTGLVAAGLGVSVAAACAGVVFMWLTGIETAFFAQSFLIFHHVPLAGELEVASAAVFDAGVYGVVVGALLTVVSVVSAE, from the coding sequence GTGACGACCGTCATCCTCCGCACCGTCACCCGAACGGTCGTCCCGCTCGCCGTCGTCGTCGCCGTCGCCCTCTTCGCACAGGGCCACAACCTCCCCGGCGGCGGCTTCATCGCCGGCGTCCTCACCACCACCGCGGTCGCCCTCACCTACATCACGTACGGGCTGGACGCCGTCGAAGAAGAGATCCTGAACCGCGAACCCGGCACCGTCTTCGAGCACATCGAACACGGCGTCATCGACGAGTACACCGGCCTCGTCGCCGCCGGCCTCGGCGTCTCCGTCGCCGCCGCCTGCGCCGGCGTCGTCTTCATGTGGCTCACCGGCATCGAAACCGCGTTCTTCGCGCAGAGCTTCCTCATCTTCCACCACGTCCCGCTCGCCGGCGAACTCGAAGTCGCCTCCGCCGCCGTCTTCGACGCCGGCGTCTACGGCGTCGTCGTCGGCGCACTCCTCACGGTGGTTTCGGTGGTGAGCGCCGAATGA
- a CDS encoding complex I subunit 5 family protein, which translates to MTTTHAVVAPLAVAFITAVATLAGRAQPSVRRTASTLGVFAYAAAVAYLDYAVLTGDGSVLAYQVGGWVAPYGISFVADPLSAFFLTLTALVAVPSLLFALRDLDGYGDQFFHPLYAFLLVGVTGGFLTGDLFNLFVWFEVTLLASYALVAFRSTGKETLAATRYLVVNLVGSALMLVSIGGLYGVTGTLNIADVARRVADPAAYNVDPVPVLGLALLLISVFALKAGLVPLHWWVPSVYDAAPPAAAALLSGVVKKVGVYAILRLSFTVLQGSAIPVPVRLFGLSTPLDVVGVVLLVMAAGSVLLGGLTAVDRPSLAGTFAYSSIGQLGFIVVPLGIAAIEPSVRTLALTAALAYALAHGLAKALLFLVSGTISDATGTTRLSDIGGLAGRSPLLAGAFLVGVLSLVGVPPLVGFFAKFAVFRVAATSSLAALAVVIVGALLTIAYATRTWNRVFWGARTPAVADADVDRYLLACCLGLALVVVAAGVGYDPVLQFTQHAANAATPAGRDAYIAGVFGGESA; encoded by the coding sequence ATGACGACGACGCACGCCGTCGTCGCGCCGCTCGCCGTCGCGTTCATCACGGCGGTGGCGACGCTCGCCGGCCGCGCACAGCCGTCCGTCCGCCGCACCGCGAGCACGCTCGGCGTGTTCGCGTACGCCGCCGCGGTCGCCTACCTCGACTACGCGGTCCTCACGGGCGACGGGAGCGTGCTCGCCTACCAGGTCGGCGGCTGGGTCGCGCCGTACGGCATCAGCTTCGTCGCCGACCCGCTCTCCGCGTTCTTCCTGACGCTCACCGCGCTCGTCGCCGTGCCGAGCCTGCTCTTCGCCCTCCGCGACCTCGACGGCTACGGCGACCAGTTCTTCCACCCGCTCTACGCCTTCCTCCTCGTCGGCGTCACCGGCGGATTCCTCACCGGCGACCTCTTCAACCTCTTCGTCTGGTTCGAAGTGACGCTCCTCGCGAGCTACGCGCTCGTCGCGTTCCGGAGCACGGGGAAGGAGACGCTCGCCGCGACGCGCTACCTCGTCGTGAACCTCGTCGGGAGCGCGCTCATGCTCGTCTCCATCGGCGGACTCTACGGCGTCACCGGCACGCTCAACATCGCCGACGTGGCGCGCCGGGTCGCCGACCCCGCCGCGTACAACGTCGACCCCGTTCCCGTGCTCGGCCTCGCGCTCCTCCTCATCAGCGTGTTCGCGCTGAAAGCCGGGCTCGTCCCGCTCCACTGGTGGGTGCCGAGCGTCTACGACGCCGCGCCGCCCGCCGCCGCCGCGCTCCTCTCCGGCGTCGTGAAGAAGGTCGGAGTCTACGCCATCCTCCGCCTCTCCTTTACCGTCCTCCAGGGCAGCGCGATTCCCGTCCCCGTTCGGCTCTTCGGGCTGTCGACGCCGCTCGACGTCGTCGGCGTCGTCCTCCTCGTCATGGCCGCGGGAAGCGTCCTGCTCGGCGGGCTCACCGCGGTCGACAGACCGTCGCTCGCCGGGACGTTCGCGTACTCCAGCATCGGCCAACTCGGCTTCATCGTCGTCCCGCTCGGCATCGCGGCGATTGAACCGAGCGTCCGCACGCTCGCGCTCACCGCCGCGCTCGCCTACGCGCTCGCCCACGGCCTCGCGAAAGCCCTCCTCTTCCTCGTCTCGGGTACGATTTCCGACGCCACCGGGACGACCCGCCTCAGCGACATCGGCGGGCTCGCGGGTCGCTCCCCGCTCCTCGCGGGGGCCTTCCTCGTCGGCGTGCTCTCGCTCGTCGGCGTCCCGCCGCTCGTCGGGTTCTTCGCGAAGTTCGCCGTCTTCCGCGTCGCCGCGACGTCCTCTCTCGCGGCGCTCGCCGTCGTCATCGTCGGCGCGCTCCTCACCATCGCGTACGCCACGCGCACGTGGAACCGCGTCTTCTGGGGCGCACGAACGCCGGCCGTCGCCGACGCCGACGTCGACCGATACCTGCTCGCGTGCTGTCTCGGCCTCGCGCTCGTCGTCGTCGCCGCCGGCGTCGGCTACGACCCCGTGCTCCAATTCACCCAGCACGCCGCGAACGCCGCGACGCCCGCCGGCCGCGACGCCTACATCGCCGGCGTCTTCGGAGGTGAGAGCGCATGA
- a CDS encoding lamin tail domain-containing protein: MRAHATAALAVLLVLAGCAGVGPLPDASNAGAPTASGPSAGGDAVTVHVTRVVDGDTIDVTYANGTSDTVRLVGIDTPETHAENTPSEFTGVPETDAGRACLGRWGEEASAFATARLADRNVTLTFDPNTDRRGYYGRLLAYVSVGNTTYNYAAVAEGYARVYTDSEFSREDAYVRAADDARAANRGLWTCRTPATDGGTDTGRTDTGGTTTSDATTTTAADGGSASAALAVRVHADADGPDGENLNDEYVVLTNTGDSALAMGGWTVTDAADHTYTLPDEFTLPAGDAVTVHTGRGTDTANDLYWAAGSPLWNNDGDTVTVRAANGRRVAEHTYPG; this comes from the coding sequence ATGCGCGCACACGCCACCGCCGCCCTCGCCGTCCTCCTCGTGCTCGCCGGCTGCGCCGGCGTTGGCCCGCTCCCGGACGCCTCGAACGCCGGGGCTCCGACCGCTTCGGGGCCGAGCGCCGGCGGCGACGCCGTGACCGTGCACGTCACGCGCGTCGTCGACGGCGACACCATCGACGTCACGTACGCGAACGGGACGAGCGACACCGTCCGGCTCGTCGGCATCGACACCCCGGAGACGCACGCCGAGAACACGCCGAGCGAGTTCACCGGCGTTCCGGAGACCGACGCCGGCCGCGCCTGCCTCGGCCGCTGGGGCGAGGAGGCGAGCGCGTTCGCCACAGCGCGCCTCGCCGACCGGAACGTCACGCTCACCTTCGACCCGAACACCGACCGCCGCGGCTACTACGGCCGCCTCCTCGCGTACGTCTCCGTCGGGAACACGACCTATAACTACGCCGCCGTCGCCGAGGGGTACGCTCGCGTCTACACGGACAGCGAGTTCTCCCGCGAGGACGCGTACGTGCGCGCCGCCGACGACGCCCGCGCCGCGAACCGCGGGCTCTGGACGTGCCGCACGCCCGCCACCGACGGCGGAACCGACACCGGCAGAACCGACACTGGGGGAACGACGACAAGTGACGCCACCACGACGACCGCGGCGGACGGCGGCAGTGCGAGCGCCGCGCTCGCCGTGCGCGTGCACGCCGACGCCGACGGCCCGGACGGCGAGAACCTGAACGACGAGTACGTCGTCCTCACGAACACCGGCGACAGCGCGCTGGCGATGGGCGGGTGGACGGTCACCGACGCGGCCGACCACACCTACACGCTCCCGGACGAGTTCACGCTCCCCGCCGGGGACGCCGTCACCGTCCACACGGGGCGCGGAACGGACACCGCGAACGACCTGTACTGGGCCGCCGGCAGCCCGCTCTGGAACAACGACGGCGACACCGTCACGGTCCGCGCGGCGAACGGAAGGCGCGTCGCGGAGCACACCTACCCCGGGTAG
- a CDS encoding monovalent cation/H+ antiporter complex subunit F, translating into MSETTLLQTVFHTAVAGTTVLASALTLLCTYRILAGPTVPDRTVALDTVATNVVAIGLLHSLNTDRGFFVLVALVLATVGFITTVVVAKFLGEGAIVE; encoded by the coding sequence ATGAGTGAAACCACGCTCCTACAGACCGTCTTCCACACCGCGGTCGCCGGCACCACCGTGCTGGCGAGCGCGCTCACGCTCCTCTGCACGTACCGCATCCTCGCCGGCCCGACCGTCCCCGACCGCACGGTCGCGCTCGACACCGTCGCCACCAACGTGGTCGCCATCGGCCTCCTGCACTCGCTCAACACCGACCGCGGGTTCTTCGTGCTCGTCGCACTCGTCCTCGCGACCGTCGGCTTCATCACCACTGTCGTCGTCGCGAAATTCCTCGGCGAGGGGGCGATCGTCGAATGA
- a CDS encoding cold-shock protein encodes MATGTVAFFNDEKGYGFIETDEADEDVFFHMEDVGGPDLEEGQEVEFDIEEADKGPRAKNVTRL; translated from the coding sequence ATGGCAACCGGTACGGTCGCCTTTTTCAATGACGAGAAAGGCTACGGATTCATCGAGACGGACGAGGCGGACGAGGACGTGTTCTTCCACATGGAGGACGTCGGCGGCCCCGACCTCGAAGAAGGGCAGGAAGTCGAGTTCGACATCGAAGAAGCGGACAAGGGACCGCGAGCGAAGAACGTCACGCGCCTGTAG
- a CDS encoding FxLYD domain-containing protein has protein sequence MERRRFLSAAVAATATATTAGCLGGFDPSAIDWHYDYDTERRGEKLVVTVTGDVRNTAATTLTSLDVVSTVVRADNAPLAQQTKTLSRLASGESASFEFEFPFVGDRIDAVDGAVVEVKPQKSL, from the coding sequence ATGGAGCGCCGTCGATTTCTCAGCGCCGCGGTCGCCGCGACAGCGACGGCGACCACGGCCGGCTGTCTCGGCGGCTTCGACCCGAGCGCAATCGACTGGCACTACGACTACGACACGGAGCGCCGCGGGGAGAAACTCGTCGTCACCGTCACGGGCGACGTGCGGAACACCGCCGCGACGACGCTCACCTCCCTCGACGTCGTCAGCACGGTCGTTCGCGCCGACAACGCGCCGCTCGCGCAGCAGACGAAGACGCTCTCCCGACTCGCGAGCGGGGAGTCGGCGTCCTTCGAGTTCGAGTTCCCGTTCGTCGGCGACCGCATCGACGCGGTCGACGGGGCAGTCGTCGAAGTCAAGCCGCAGAAGTCCCTCTGA
- the mbhE gene encoding hydrogen gas-evolving membrane-bound hydrogenase subunit E, producing the protein MYPTPRFAVVLALVALPFVAAAVAPAVYRRFGDRTGYFAAGVAGVCFALVVALSGTQGATSVPWVPTLGISLSFYVDSLAVLVGYLASGVGVLVFLYSVGYMADHHGAGKYYATMLAFMGSMLGVVFAGDLVALFLFWEMTSLCSFLLVGHDSDDREARRSARKAFVVTVGGGLFLLLAIILVSVGVGTTSVAELLADPAGTRAALESAGLLLPVTGLVAVGAGAKSAQVPLHIWLPDAMAAPTPVSAFLHSATMVKAGVFLFGRLRPVLDTGEWGFWIAALGLTTMCVTALLAVAADELKELLAYSTASHLGLLTAGFGFTSLLGAETGAFQFIAHATFKAPLFLVAGIVMHAAHTQELDELSGVRHALPVTALVAVIAGLGMGGIPPFNGFYAKEFLFEAAWEAAVHDGGVYWLFPVLAVVGSIFTFVYAIRFVAVFFGDTTPALDDVHAPGASMLVPVVVLGGIALAIGLGGVSAALGAPPTHFNHFVGDIATAVGGGGEGGHGHAFSYYIPTHLTPAVGMSAIAIGAGALLYPYRDRIGAAVDAVTSTPGLAANWWYRFLLDGAANVSFRADELVDPRRIRSYATAFLATAIAVTALGYTVTGGVLPRALSAFTVTLDPELAIVFLVAVVATAGAIQADSHLAGVLALSVLGFMVAIFFVVANAPDVALTQIVVETLVFVVFLLVLSELPEYYGEISSSRATRDGLLAVLVGALVTTSALAATYRQPDTIAGYFAEHAVPDGGGHNIVNVILVDFRGLDTLGEISVIAMAGLAVLTVVAMRERGEAQ; encoded by the coding sequence GTGTATCCGACACCGCGATTCGCCGTCGTCTTGGCGCTCGTCGCCCTGCCGTTCGTCGCCGCTGCGGTCGCTCCCGCCGTCTACCGGCGGTTCGGTGACCGCACCGGCTACTTCGCGGCCGGTGTCGCGGGCGTCTGTTTCGCTCTCGTCGTCGCCCTGTCCGGCACGCAGGGCGCGACGAGCGTGCCGTGGGTTCCCACCCTCGGTATCTCGCTCTCCTTCTACGTCGACTCGCTCGCCGTCCTCGTGGGGTATCTCGCGAGCGGCGTCGGCGTCCTCGTCTTCCTCTACTCCGTCGGCTACATGGCCGACCACCACGGCGCGGGCAAATACTACGCCACCATGCTCGCCTTCATGGGCTCCATGCTCGGCGTCGTCTTCGCCGGCGACCTCGTCGCCCTCTTCCTCTTCTGGGAGATGACGAGCCTCTGCTCGTTCCTCCTCGTCGGCCACGACTCCGACGACCGGGAGGCGCGGCGCTCGGCGCGAAAAGCCTTCGTCGTCACCGTCGGCGGCGGACTCTTCCTCCTCCTCGCCATCATCCTCGTCTCCGTCGGCGTCGGCACGACGAGCGTCGCCGAACTCCTCGCCGACCCCGCCGGGACGCGCGCCGCGCTCGAATCCGCCGGCCTCCTCCTCCCCGTCACCGGCCTCGTCGCCGTCGGCGCGGGCGCGAAATCCGCACAGGTCCCGCTCCACATCTGGCTCCCGGACGCGATGGCCGCCCCGACGCCCGTCTCCGCCTTCCTCCACTCCGCGACCATGGTCAAGGCCGGCGTCTTCCTCTTCGGCCGCCTCCGCCCCGTCCTCGACACCGGCGAGTGGGGCTTCTGGATCGCCGCGCTCGGCCTCACCACGATGTGCGTCACCGCGCTCCTCGCCGTCGCCGCCGACGAACTCAAAGAACTCCTCGCGTACTCGACGGCGAGCCACCTCGGCCTCCTCACCGCCGGCTTCGGTTTCACTTCTCTCCTCGGCGCTGAGACCGGCGCGTTCCAGTTCATCGCGCACGCGACGTTCAAAGCCCCCCTCTTCCTCGTCGCCGGCATCGTCATGCACGCCGCACACACCCAGGAGCTCGACGAGCTCTCCGGCGTCCGCCACGCCCTCCCCGTCACCGCCCTCGTCGCCGTCATCGCCGGCCTCGGAATGGGGGGTATCCCGCCGTTCAACGGCTTCTACGCCAAGGAGTTCCTCTTCGAGGCCGCGTGGGAGGCGGCCGTCCACGACGGCGGCGTCTACTGGCTCTTCCCCGTGCTCGCCGTCGTCGGCAGCATCTTCACCTTCGTCTACGCCATCCGGTTCGTCGCCGTCTTCTTCGGCGACACCACGCCCGCGCTCGACGACGTCCACGCGCCCGGCGCGTCGATGCTCGTCCCCGTCGTCGTCCTCGGCGGCATCGCGCTCGCCATCGGCCTCGGCGGCGTCTCCGCCGCGCTCGGCGCGCCCCCGACGCACTTCAACCACTTCGTCGGCGACATCGCCACCGCCGTCGGCGGCGGCGGCGAGGGCGGCCACGGCCACGCCTTCTCCTACTACATCCCGACGCACCTCACGCCCGCCGTCGGGATGAGCGCCATCGCCATCGGCGCGGGCGCGCTCCTCTACCCGTACCGCGACCGCATCGGCGCGGCCGTCGACGCCGTGACGAGCACGCCCGGACTCGCCGCGAACTGGTGGTACCGCTTCCTCCTCGACGGCGCGGCGAACGTCTCCTTCCGCGCGGACGAACTCGTCGACCCGCGCCGCATCCGCTCCTACGCGACGGCGTTCCTCGCGACCGCTATCGCCGTCACCGCGCTCGGCTACACCGTCACCGGCGGTGTCCTCCCGCGCGCGCTCTCCGCGTTTACGGTCACGCTCGACCCCGAGCTCGCCATCGTCTTCCTCGTCGCCGTCGTCGCCACCGCCGGCGCGATACAGGCCGACAGCCACCTCGCGGGCGTCCTCGCGCTCTCCGTCCTCGGCTTCATGGTCGCCATCTTCTTCGTCGTCGCGAACGCCCCCGACGTCGCGCTCACGCAGATCGTCGTCGAGACGCTCGTCTTCGTCGTCTTCCTCCTCGTCCTCTCCGAACTCCCCGAATACTACGGGGAGATCTCGTCGAGTCGAGCGACGCGCGACGGCCTGCTCGCCGTTCTCGTCGGCGCGCTCGTCACCACGAGCGCGCTCGCCGCCACGTACCGCCAGCCAGACACCATCGCGGGCTACTTCGCTGAACACGCCGTCCCCGACGGGGGCGGCCACAACATCGTGAACGTAATCCTCGTCGACTTCCGTGGACTCGACACGCTCGGGGAGATCTCCGTCATCGCCATGGCGGGTCTCGCCGTACTGACCGTCGTCGCTATGCGCGAACGGGGTGAAGCACAGTGA
- a CDS encoding CARDB domain-containing protein, with protein MRVLLAALLVTATLAGAPLGATAANGSGNEIVRTATLSLTPDQPGSVHAEVSYDLPDGLRSLSVTPDSTLTVVDAEGFRKDGNSYVWDGRTESPSLSVRVQVNRTYDGRHATDTRQGYSFVATPDWAIAPVPTMRTSWTWVGSGQVTLDRVAEIDGEGATGGEIAYLGPHETYTASAANQDLTLVVPEAATPAERPEAVLAALADASMRLQVGARDPSVFFVAAPTGVGWGPAGLEYGGSDVWVEADQRLDTPGDTWVHEYVHTRQAYEPTAATQWTIEATAVYASLLVDLEAGRIGFPAFHDTLAEGTNERYAGAVLSEPSTWDSALVPYRTGALTAANIDYGLRVGDRGSYADVLGYLNAYDGNVTQSVFLDAVAAAGDRSDRVAAERWTETTATPEMWSLAEHDRAFETLPARIAMSFPATAFRVTGPTRNVSTATPPTMVAGETFTATVDVANTGGEPGNYSVLLDGPNETVERATGTLGAGENATVTLTHTFTETGTFTLTAGYRTVDVTVLPPADPVVSNVSAAATNVTAGDNVTVAVTVSNPANRPANGSIPVTLDGTEVGAVTVALPPGASTTESVEVTVPTAGRHTVSAGGQSVTVEAMEPRRTAIGTPGFGVATALSALLALALSLAAAGRRR; from the coding sequence ATGCGCGTCCTCCTCGCCGCGCTCCTCGTCACCGCGACGCTCGCTGGCGCGCCGCTCGGCGCGACGGCGGCGAACGGGAGCGGGAACGAAATCGTCAGAACCGCCACGCTCTCGCTCACGCCCGACCAGCCGGGGAGCGTGCACGCGGAGGTCTCCTACGACCTCCCGGACGGCCTGCGGTCGCTCTCCGTCACGCCCGACTCGACGCTCACCGTCGTCGACGCCGAGGGCTTCCGGAAGGACGGAAACAGCTACGTCTGGGACGGCCGGACGGAGTCGCCGTCGCTCTCCGTCCGCGTGCAGGTGAACCGGACGTACGACGGCCGGCACGCGACCGACACCCGGCAGGGCTACTCGTTCGTCGCGACGCCCGACTGGGCCATCGCGCCCGTGCCGACGATGCGGACGTCGTGGACGTGGGTCGGCTCGGGGCAGGTAACGCTCGACCGCGTCGCCGAAATCGACGGTGAGGGAGCGACGGGCGGTGAAATCGCCTACCTCGGCCCGCACGAGACCTACACGGCGTCCGCCGCGAACCAGGATCTCACGCTGGTCGTGCCCGAAGCGGCGACGCCGGCTGAACGCCCGGAGGCCGTGCTCGCGGCGCTCGCCGACGCCTCGATGCGCCTCCAGGTAGGCGCGCGCGACCCGTCGGTGTTCTTCGTCGCCGCGCCGACGGGCGTCGGCTGGGGGCCGGCGGGTCTGGAGTACGGCGGGAGCGACGTCTGGGTAGAGGCCGACCAGCGCCTCGACACGCCCGGCGACACGTGGGTGCACGAGTACGTCCACACGCGGCAGGCGTACGAGCCGACGGCGGCGACGCAGTGGACGATTGAGGCGACCGCGGTCTACGCGTCGCTCCTCGTCGACCTGGAAGCGGGCCGTATCGGCTTCCCCGCGTTCCACGACACGCTCGCGGAGGGGACGAACGAGCGCTACGCGGGCGCGGTTCTCTCCGAGCCGTCGACGTGGGACAGCGCCCTCGTCCCGTACCGAACGGGCGCGCTCACCGCCGCGAACATCGACTACGGCCTCCGCGTGGGGGACCGCGGGTCGTACGCGGACGTCCTCGGCTACCTGAACGCGTACGACGGGAACGTCACGCAGTCGGTGTTCCTCGACGCGGTGGCGGCGGCGGGCGACCGGTCGGACCGCGTCGCGGCGGAACGCTGGACGGAGACGACGGCGACGCCGGAGATGTGGTCGCTCGCCGAGCACGACCGCGCGTTCGAGACGCTCCCCGCGCGAATCGCGATGTCCTTCCCGGCGACGGCGTTCCGCGTGACGGGGCCGACCCGGAACGTTTCGACCGCGACGCCGCCGACGATGGTCGCCGGGGAGACGTTCACCGCGACCGTGGACGTAGCGAACACCGGCGGCGAACCCGGGAACTACTCCGTCCTGCTCGACGGCCCGAACGAGACGGTCGAGCGCGCCACCGGGACGCTCGGCGCTGGCGAGAACGCGACGGTGACGCTCACGCACACGTTCACGGAAACGGGGACGTTCACGCTCACGGCGGGCTACCGCACCGTCGACGTCACCGTCCTCCCGCCCGCCGACCCCGTCGTCTCGAACGTCTCCGCCGCCGCGACGAACGTCACCGCCGGCGACAACGTCACTGTCGCCGTGACCGTGTCGAACCCGGCGAACCGCCCGGCGAACGGCTCCATTCCGGTCACGCTCGACGGGACGGAAGTCGGTGCCGTCACCGTCGCTCTCCCGCCCGGCGCGTCGACTACAGAGTCCGTGGAGGTGACCGTCCCGACCGCCGGCCGCCACACCGTCAGCGCCGGGGGTCAGTCCGTCACGGTCGAGGCGATGGAGCCGCGGCGGACCGCCATCGGTACGCCCGGGTTCGGCGTCGCGACGGCGCTCAGCGCGCTCCTCGCGCTCGCGCTCTCCCTCGCCGCGGCGGGCCGCCGACGGTAG
- a CDS encoding Na+/H+ antiporter subunit E: MSADADADTDADANVDADADAGTPAGTQRWKLAVVALTVTWVFAAAPPAEPGPLALEILVGVVFALPVAYFGRAFFPGRTDVDRVARSIPLAARYLGFFVKELLVANVTVARLVLDPRAELDPGVVDVPLRVETPGAITLIANSITLTPGTLSMDYDDDANVVRVHTVDIADPDGIVTTIRIWEDYALRMFDEDASPDDAAPNYVVDPADTLGGDTDE; the protein is encoded by the coding sequence ATGAGCGCCGACGCCGATGCCGACACTGACGCCGACGCCAACGTCGACGCCGACGCTGACGCTGGTACTCCGGCGGGGACGCAGCGCTGGAAGCTCGCGGTCGTCGCGCTCACCGTCACGTGGGTGTTCGCCGCCGCGCCGCCCGCCGAACCCGGCCCGCTCGCCCTCGAAATCCTCGTCGGCGTCGTCTTCGCGCTCCCCGTCGCCTACTTCGGGCGCGCGTTCTTCCCCGGACGAACCGACGTCGACCGAGTCGCTCGGTCGATTCCGCTCGCCGCGAGATACCTCGGGTTCTTCGTCAAAGAGCTCCTCGTCGCGAACGTGACGGTCGCCCGCCTCGTCCTCGACCCACGCGCCGAACTCGACCCGGGCGTCGTCGACGTCCCGCTGCGCGTCGAAACACCGGGCGCGATCACCCTCATCGCGAACAGCATCACGCTCACCCCGGGCACGCTCTCCATGGACTACGACGACGACGCGAACGTCGTCCGCGTGCACACCGTCGACATCGCCGACCCCGACGGCATCGTCACGACCATCCGAATCTGGGAGGATTACGCCCTCCGAATGTTCGACGAGGACGCATCGCCCGACGACGCCGCGCCGAACTACGTCGTCGACCCCGCCGACACCCTCGGAGGTGACACCGATGAGTGA
- a CDS encoding sodium:proton antiporter, producing MTEVVLSVGIGMLFAIGTFLVLRRDLVRVIFGVIVLSQATNVYLITMGGIQGVAPVVGGHGGHGETAVTDPLVQALVLTAVVIGLATTAFALVLAYRVYEEHGTIDLDRLQGVER from the coding sequence GTGACCGAAGTCGTCCTCTCCGTGGGTATCGGCATGCTGTTCGCCATCGGGACGTTCCTCGTGCTGCGCCGCGACCTCGTGCGCGTCATCTTCGGCGTCATCGTGCTGAGTCAGGCGACGAACGTCTACCTCATCACGATGGGCGGCATTCAGGGCGTCGCACCGGTCGTCGGCGGCCACGGCGGTCACGGTGAGACGGCGGTGACGGACCCGCTCGTGCAGGCGCTCGTCCTGACCGCGGTCGTCATCGGACTGGCGACGACGGCGTTCGCGCTCGTCCTCGCCTACCGCGTCTACGAGGAGCACGGAACCATCGACTTAGACCGCCTGCAGGGGGTGGAGCGATGA